DNA sequence from the Malus sylvestris chromosome 10, drMalSylv7.2, whole genome shotgun sequence genome:
aaacataaaacatatggTGTGATCATAGTATTTTGCATAACAAACATATAATATCAATGCTGACATACGAGCtcatgcagagatattctgacataaacaagactgggtgtaatgaTGATCTACgctttagtactacaatcacgtgaagactaacGCATCACATAAGCGTcttaattgcctatagcaatctaggacgtGACTGACATCTACAATGGATCTAAAATGAATGTATCATtgtgatgtgaacatacacaggCTAGCCTTGGGCCGGACAAGTACTAACATCAGTGTAGCATGCATGATGTGCAGTTAACATAAATACGATCATGCAACGGTAAatcgataattctagtcaacataatacTATTCATGGCCGTAAATATAATTAAGGTGTCATATAATAATACGCATACATGTGCATCCTGTAAGACGTAGAATAATTGTGAAATCCCGTCCCTGGAATTTCATTATTCATTGTGTATCTCATAGTTTAAGTTCGTATTTCACATTTACGTCATTTTTAttacttaattttaattatgtAAATTTTGGAAATTAAATTGAATAGTTATCaggtttgaattttcaaaatcaatcttTATCTTTCGTTGACATTTCGAAGTTTTAGCTAGTGTTTTTAAATAGATCTCGAATCCACGAACACATAGGCGAAAGCTGTTTGCGAGTCCgagttataacggtatagttacaaaTATTTGAAGTTGTGAACTATAGATTGTGGGTTAAAGGTTATCGGTTAAAAGAGGaccaaatcagatttttagAGGTTGAAAAAGGACCAATAAGGGAAGAAACAAGAAAGGGGGTTTTCCCCCTTCCATTTTCGTCATCCCGTGCACCCACAAACCCGACTTCAACCCGGTTGAATTTCGGCCAATCTCCACCATTTTTTCAGGTCATTCTCAACCCTCCACCACCTGCAACTTATTCCACAACCTCTCATCTACCTTATTTGCTCAAATTGAAGGGGTTTTAAGGCCAAATTCGGGTAGAACTCCACCGAATAACCAGGAGGTTCTCGACGGCGATTCGTCATTCCGGTGAGTATTACCATTCACCATCACCTTTGATCAATTTCTCTTGGATCCAAGATCAAGACCCAATCAGTTGTAGGGGCGTTGGAACACCAAGGAAgccgaattgaagaacacccaccTTAGGGTTTTTGACATGTGCGAGCCAATCTGAGGGCCTTCcaagccaaattggacttggccacaggtataaagtttactctacttgttgagatctttatttctgtaaaatttgagaatttttggaaaaggTCAAATTTCCCGATGTGTGACATCCGATGTATGAAATGTTGATGGTTAACATTATGTATCTATAGTCTTATTTGAAAATTACCCATTTATCATGTTGCATTTGTTGCTTTAAAGTTAGTGAATGCATTAATGTAATGTTGATGATGGGGAATCGACAATTATATTGTCCCGTAATGTGAAATTGTTTCTCTTCATATTTGGTACAATTTTGCTAGAGTTGTAGTATACATTTAGTCAGACGTGGTCCATATTTTATCCTTGTGATGACAGTGAATAGCCATTGTTGATGAGCATATTGATTCCATCTTATTGGTTTAGCATTATCAAACCTTTCTGCTTATGTCTGAAGTTGAACGAATccttatatgtatgtataaattAATGAAGGGATGAATTTGTTTCCTTATTTACCGTATACATATATCTATGTATGCATATTCAAAAGAACTTACTTATATCCCTGGATATATATATGCACCAACTGCCAAGGCTTTTCTATACAGGTATATCTATATTTGTAAGTAGCATCTTCACTTATTTTCTCTAAGTGTTTTCATTCAAATGTTACATTTATTTTGATCATGTTAATTCAAGTTAACCAAAATAGTACTTGGATCTCATAGTGTGAATTAGTAGTTCCAAGTAATCTAATTAAGACTAGAGTCGGAAGTGATGCATTTAGTAATTGCATATACTTGAGAATAGGAGTTGATCGAGGTGATGGATGCTTGTAGTAATAATTCGAAACAATGCTTTGGAACCTAGATGGGAAATACATAAATGGATGGTGTATGTGCTCATGTTTTAAATCATAAGTGTGGAGGTAGGAGGCAAGTTGTATGTTGGTTTGATACCACCATGTAACATTGGTACCTCGATGACCCTACTTGGTCAATCCAAgttggggggtcactacctacttggttatcttgaccctacttggttaatccgcgttgagGGGTCACtaatggtcctgcttggttaatccgctttgggggaccatactatatatggatcgtgcttggtcaatccgcgttgggcgatccttatggccatgtatgcttaaaagtgatcatgcttggttaatccgcattgggtgatcacttcctaacagctgtaggagtgactctgcttggttaattcgcATTAGGAGGTCACTGCTACTTGGTTACTTTCTCATGGGTGGCTCTGCTTGATTGATCCGCTTTGGGAGTGGGCATTTCCTATTTGGTTACTTGcgtaggcttcggccgaacgACGTCTCTCTAGCTCTATGTTGAGTGTATCCATGAATTTTGGCTTCAAGAACTTTGAGtttgatttagaaaagtcgttggaTGTCTATGTGACTCCTTTGGAGTTTGCAAAGGTTTGGTATTAATTTCTTATGAATGATTTATATTCAAAGTTTATAAACTGTGATTGATGGTTGGTTTCATCATTATTATTACATACTTTGTATTATTGTCGCTCACACGAGCTTTGCAGCTTATCCGGGTTGTTGGTTGCTCGATGCACCATTTCCATGATGTAGGCACTTATTTCACATGCGACATGTCTGGGTAAATTATGAGAAACTGTTTGATATTTTGATTCTGTTATGTAGTCCAGAATCCTTGTtgttgctcatttccataaggttaTCTTAGAATCCTAGATTCAAGTGAATGGGAATTACGCACGATGGATCTTGTGAATACAAATTAGAATTATCATGTTATTATCCATAACTCAAATAGGGAATTATGTAgagttctttaattaaattcgtgaaATGATATGCTATCTCACTGATTGATTAACGtgattaaatattaatattgtgATTCGTGATTCCTTGATATGTTACAAGCTATGAATTGAGATATAATGTTGGAAGCATAGTGATTGGTATGATGTAGTGAAATATGATTTGACTTGTATATTGGAAATGGTTGTGACATGCGATTGAAATGCATATTGAATTGCTTGGGAGATGTGAGGTCTAGTAATGGACCGATAACGATGGAAGTATCCCTAATCGATTGTGATAGGGATTCCTTACTTGATTGAGTTGGTCTTCAtttaggaatgtattaaagataggatttagtAATTAACACTATCTTTAGTACCTTTGACTTTTCCATGCCACGAGAAGGGGAGCTTTGAGCAATCGTAGTTAGCTGCTTGGACTTTCAGGGATGTTGAGTTGCGCGTAGGAGTATCTGAGAAGCCTGCCCATTTAGTGatggcaatcttgtctttcttgagaaAAAGTTCACGTGTTGCCTTCTAGATTTTTGgtattatttttggctccagaCCAATCACATATAAGCCTACTAGTAGATTAAATGAAATTAATTTGGAATCATCTATGTAATACTCACTTTATggaaatgtaattttttttattgtaactggTGTAGGGTTCCTACTTAAATAGGAATCCATGTGACCCTATATGCACTGTATTATCCTATACACATGAATATAAGAAGTTATATTTCTACATGGCATCAGTCTATTAGAAGTCGTACACACATCATCCCACATGTGAAATGGTGCACACGCTAGCCATGTCACCTCATTTTTGTTGTGCATGTGTTGACTAAAAAATTTCCACTCATGGTAGGGGCATGTTGAGAATAAATCCCACATTGATGGAAAAATGAACTTACACAGACTTATGTGTAAAGTTAGACTACTCTCCATTTTGTCAATTTTACACATATTAGGAGTCATATTTCTACACCACAAAGGCCTTTCACAAAATGTCTCCTACCATATATCATAGAGCACACTTTCTTGTCTACTTTAAATGTGATTAAAGAACGTTCATCATACACATGTTATCAGTGCCAACCTGATACAATTGAGTAGATactacacaattttttttttcattttaatcttaaGTTTAATACatagtattattttctaatgaaTGTGAAAGAACGTAAAGGTGATCAATAGAGAAGACTTTTCCTTAAGCTGTAACCAATGGCTCATTGAGGTCTAACACATTGTTTGCATAACTTGGTTGTTGGAATtcaacaaggttctaaaagacggtAGATGTTAATTGGGCAGTcagctggggcctagcgccggGCAGGGCCTAGGTGGATTTAAGTATATGTGTAAAATTTTAGGACGTTTTATGTTGATTTTGTAACATTTAGTCAGGCCATTTGTTTTTATCATTATTGGGCCTTGTTTTTCACTAAAAGAAGAATTAGGTTTGTTTtcttattaaagaaaaaatagtcCCTAAATTTTAAATAACTGCCACCTAAGTTCCtaactaaaaaaaaaccctaactcATTAGTTACCCTACCGCCGACCCATTTGTTCTTGGCAATCGTAgttacctctctctctctctctctctctctctctctctctctctctctccccacatCCAAGCCGTCCATCTTCTTCAACTCTGCAATTATAGATCCACTCCTCATTTGCACTTCTTTTACTCTGCAATTGCAGATCGAGGTCATCTCTCTCATCCAACAAATCGCCCCATTTTTTTACCCTGCAATTGCAGATTGAAATTGTCAAGACCGTCATCGAGTCGTCCAAACTGCAGCGGAAGAAAGACGCTGCAATTGACTTCTTATCAAAGCGTGACCACCTAGGCGGTCGCCGAGGCTACCTAGCCTACCCAGCACCTGTCTAGGCGCCACCTAATACCCTTGCCAATTTCTTCAATGATTTTGGTTTAATCGCGGCGGCAAACTACCGCTTAGGGCCTaagccgatttttagaacactggaaTTCAGTGTATGAACTAATACCAGGTAAATGTGGGTCATAAGTTTACAAACTATATCACACTATATCACACCTTTCACTAGAACTCCCAAAGCACATGgaccaaataaataaaagaagcaGCAAGTATTTTAGGAAACAAACACTTTGATATATTGGAGAGTTACAACTCTTATTGCTGAACCATCTCAACTTGGAATGGAATAATTTAAAACGTATACACACATATACCTTTTATAGAGAATTTACAAGACATACTACAGCATATATAGCATTAAATGCTAtcaatgtaaaaatataaaatctaGCTGCTATTGAAAATCAAACAAAGCAGCTCCACATTCGGAGGATAAGAAACATGCTAGTTGAAAAAGAAATAGTTGGGCTTACAACTATTTCACCAATATGTAACCATTGACATTTATTTTGCTTTGAACTTCCAACCTTTATTCCTTGACCAACTGGGTTAGTCGCTGAATTAGTATGTCAAAGTCATCTTGGCTCCTTATTAGGCTGAGACGGACATAGCGCTCTTCAGCTGCATACACGCTACCTCCACGCCCATTAACTTTTGCTTCTTCCAGTATTTTGTAGCAATCTTTATCTTCTTCCCTCTCGCACTTCACCCACGCATAAGCTGCCAATATAATAAGAAAATGGTAAAAGTTTTGGAAGTACTTTTGCAATTTGAAAAGAGTAATTATCAAACTTGTTTGGAAATCTGTCATTATACTAAATTAAAAGGGGTGGAGTTCACAGTTTCTACTCTCTGTTATTAAATCATGGTATATAACTGTATAAATAGTGAAGATGTTACCTGGTGAGGGTTCTCTAATTTTCTGAAAATAAGTGCAATATTGGGGTTCAATTTTCTGTAGAGAAAAGCGATTGGAAACAGACAGGGTGTTGGTCAATTTTTCCCAGCGGTTCTTCATAGTGTCGTATCCGAATTCAAAGATTTCCCTGCCTCCAGTTTCAAGAACTACATTCAGAAGTTTCAAAGCCCTTAGCTGAGCATCCCGAGAAATGCCACTGCTGCTTTCACTCATATACTCCGTCATTCTTTGATACACAGACTCATTCTTTACCACTGCCCATCTGCGCAAGTGCAAACATTCCAAGCAAAATGTAGTTAACTGAAGTAAGCTTCCTTAATTTGGTTCATCAACGAAAAACAGTAAATACCTTAAGTAAATAATGTTACTAGAAAAACAGAAATGATAAATTATTGAGTTATACTATTAGAATTTGATTTGTTAAAAGACATAAAATAATCATCATTATAAATTATTGATTATAGTATTAGAATTTGATTTGTTAAAGACATAAAATAATCATCATTAACATCTCTGCcctttaattttaaaatgactaactTTGTCCCCAAACTTTGACTAGGGCTTTTGTTTACCTAGTTGTATCTGCACGTCCTAATTTTCTATGTTTTCGCTTCGCTAAACTATTTTAAATTGACAGGGATGCATGGATAGATCCACCCTAATTTTATGATATATGAATTTAGGTACGTACCCAAATCTTGTACCAGCATGGCCAGTGAGCTTGGAAAGTGAAAATATCATTAGATCATCATTTGCTGCAGTTGGAATCGCTGTAAAATGTGGCCAATAATAGACACGATCGTAGATCGCAAAGGAATTGGGGCCCTGAAGAACTGCCTTATTCAGCTTCCCATCTGGATTGTTTGGTGAGGTTACGAACTCAATAACGTTGCCTGCATCTGAAATGTTCTGCAATGATGTTGCATCTCCTTCAAACTGATAGTCCACTGATCTGAAAAATTCCGTTTGTGTCTTGTAAAGCTGTATGCATCAAATTCAAACTTGTTACAATAGAAGTAAATTACCAAACTTCATCCTCTTGTACTTTGACCTCGACTTCAGTTAGGTCTTGTAATTTACTATTAGCTTCAATTCAGTTCAGAAATACAACCCGTTCGTTCAAATTTTTACAGTATAAAACTGGACATATGATTTTCAGATGATTAGACCGTTTCTAAAGATAAACCAAAATTTAACTCTTAACCAACATTAACCTAGAAGAGTTTGACTGAAACTAAAACTATGGGGACCAGATTGCAATCAAGATCAAACTACGAGTCCAAAAGTTGTCGTTAATATAATTAAGGATATATTTGATGACCATTTAGTTTTCTCTTTATTTGTTTCAGATAGGGGAAAAGTATACGTGAGGAATTAGGGGAGAAGAGTGTTGAGAACAAtgagaaataaagaaaaaaataaaaacgatatcttaaaagtgaaaaaaaatggaaacttCAAATGGTTTactgttttttgttttagtgttaTTAGGTGTGCTCTTCGTCGTATATTTTTTCTACATCTTTCTCATCATCTATCCTCCCCCCTCTTCTATTTTCCTCATTCCTCTCATATATTTCTCCTCTATCTGTAACAtagaaatgaaaattaaaaacactTGATTAAAATTCAGAAGATCGAACCCTGTAGTAAGGAATTGAAGCAACAACAGTTGCAGGTGAGGAGGAATTATTCTCAAGAGCAAGTGCGTGAACTGCAGCGTTGAGAACTTGGGTTGAGCCAGCaccaaaaataatatattttccttTAGTGACCGCGTTTCCAACTACGGCATGTACTTTATGGATGCTCGCCTCGAGCTGCGTTGATATGTAAGAACCATCAGGAAAGCTATACCCCATTCTATGCCACCCTGCTACTAGAATTGCACTTTTAGCTGCACGTTGCATCCAAAATGGCTCCAAGAAATATGGATCCCCACTGCAGAACAACATTAcgtgtcatatatatatatatataatggtaaATTAGAAAAAGCACACCCAAGATTATATGTTCTATACAAAAACACTTCAAGAGCTCAATTTCATgctccagagagagagagagagagagagagagagagagggggggggggggtgaccTTCCAGCATTTGCTGCACAATCAGTTAAAAACATAGAGCAGTCGGGGCCTCCATAGCAAGGATTGCACTCACAAACAGGTTTGATTCCATAAAGAACCAACCCGTCCAAGTAGGCTCTTCCATGGCCTGAGCAAGAGATGGCGGCCACCTGCTCAGCTTCTTGTGCTGCTCTTTTGCTCCAACTCAGTTCCCGCTCTCCATGCGTATATACCAATAGATTAACAAGTAAAGAAAATGCCAGGATAACAGCGTAGGAGCTTTGTGCCTTAGCCATATATGCTTAGTTTATTACTTTCCTATAGCTCTCTTATATATTACCTGCATCGTTGCCATATATATACTAGTAATGGGGTTTGCGGTTTGACCATTTTTACTATGGTGCCGACGCCTATACAATGTTATGGTATattttcaaaaaaagaaaaatgtaatGGGTATAAATGGAATGGGGATCCTTTCCAGATCCTCTTTGTTAGGATCTCGAACATCCTTCAATCacgtccgttcatcgtacatcgtgcgatcattaattattataaatttttttatttgaaattgaatataaacagtacctaatgaaattttttttatttgaaattgaatataaacagtacctaacgaaattagtcgcacgatgtacgatgaacggacgtGATTGAGGATTCCCGGTATCCTCACAGAGAAAATCCGGAGAAGATCCTCATTCGTATAAATGGTATTAAAAGATATGAGTGATGATAAACCTACCTCACTGTCTTATTAATCCAccctattttttaataaaaatttagtatcaattttacccttttataaaatgaccgggacaaaaaagaaaaaaaaaatctctttccTCTTCATCCCTTCAGTTGAATGGAGAGATGTCGGGTCGGATTATCTTGAAAAATGCGCTCTCAATTGTGGAGATTGTGAATTTGATAATGAAACAACTTTGATTATTCTCATAATTTCGTTCTCATGCTCCATTTTCAAACttggaaaaaaatttgaaaccaaAAAGACAAGAGGAGTGAGAAAATCCGCTTTGACTCGTCTCTAATCACGCTAGTGGTCCTTTTCTTCCCACTCATTTATTTTCTCTCCCTGGACTTTTCTCTACCTCTTTGTCACTTCTTTCTTCCTCCATCTATAACACCACCATTTCACTTCTGTTCatgtcctctctctctcaaatttcaCACTCGTTTTCGAAGGTGTTCAATAATTTAATTTCAGTTTTTTGCAAGTGCAAGCAGAGGAGGAAGGGATATATTATAGCATtatattaaaggttattttagaaataatagtgggtggaaaaataacattttaatctTTTTTCACCTTTTTGAGGTGGGTGAGATTATAatgtgaggaaaaaaaaaaaggaaagaacttGACTGCTAAAAAAATTAGCAGCAGGAACTGCTACTGATTTTTCAGCAGCCAAGTTCCGttcaaaaaaaagagaagacatTAGGATGAGTCCAGTAACACTTAAAGATATTGGGATCCTTAAAAGTATGATGACtcatcaatacaaaataaaagaggTATTAGTTCGATTAAAAGTCAAATGATTTAAATAGAGAAGCAAAATTTCATTGAGTAAAGGGGGTTTTTGCTCACTTCCTTATACTTTTGGGTATAAACAGTATACACGTATTCTTTcacttaattttggttaattcttttcaaaattaaaaaattaacatttaatATGAAAGTTAGCTGGTGAGTAAAAATAATTATGATGGTGGTAAAATACATCCCTGATTGAAAGTATCTaattatttcaaatttattACGTTGAGAGGCAGAACCTGTACCAATTCAAATTTATCAATGTTTGATCCATGAACGTCAACTGCATGGAATTTTCGCGCAATGATTTTTCCAACTTTGACTGTATTATCATAAATAAATCAACCGAAGCCGTTATGTTTGACCCAGGTGATAGAGGAGAACGGACGAGGGGGTTAGGATTTAAGATTATGATTTGTTCAGGGATAATTCCATCTGCGTATAACCGATTAAAATAGAAAATTCAACCTTTAGATAAGTTGCTTAGCTGCAAACGTAcctataaattattttttaggatAAGTGTCGGAAAAAATTGAAGTATTTAAGAGATTAGACTTAATTAGGGATTGATATGGATGATGTTATAAAGACTAAATGCGTatactaaattttgtaaatcaaataacattaaagtttatgattgaattattacttaagtgttgataaatgtacttattttttattgaggacacatcattttgtttgcaaatttaatctacTTAATATTACCTGATATGATTTGGTCTAGGTTTCCTAGTCTTGAGGAcaaaaattttagtttatttatttcCTATTATTGCTTCGTTGTATTCTTATTAATACCTCGTTATGGAGAAGAATAAAGTATTGAAGTTATATTCCGAAGATTGTAAGAATATTAGAGAATTCTAAATTTTCACAAAACCCTTTATTCTCAATTATAAGtttatataaattttgagaaaaataaaaatctttgtTATGCCCCGGTTCCAAGATATGTCCAAAAAATCGATACGTGACAATAGGACAATAGCAATATAACTTATGATACATAGTTAATGAGATTCATGCATACAATATACATATGATTTCTTGTGAAAGCAATTTACAATAAAGGGATCAAATTCTACTCTTGAATGTACTTCCTACAACAGCTACACCACTTGAGATCCTCTTCTCTAATTGCTATCTGTTACTTTGCAAAACAACCATGTGCTATGGGAATGGGCCGCACCAGGCAAAGAAAAACTCGGATAAGCTGCGAAACACTTATAAGTGACACTAATGCGATACGTGTGATTATAAGTAAAATCATAGTTCTCAAGCACAATCACAGTTTTTCCAAAAtcttttcaaaatatataaagtaTGACATAAAAATATTGGTTGTGCTCACACAAGCTTTCCTCTGAATACTTGCTCAATTAGTTGATAGGATCACCATCATCCTCATTCTATCATTCTCTTCCGATTGTGACCAACCACTTGCCTTTCATCCTTACCAAATGGTCACAAAGATCCAATCACCACTTATAAATAATTTAGCCACCACATACCTCATTAAATGCATATAGGAATGACTCTTCAATTCAAATTCACACTACATATCTTTCGGGATAACAATTAGCCATCACACAACTCGAAGTTGTTAAGAATGACACACCATCAATAATGCATCCACATGTAGGAATGAGTTTGGTATCTCTTTCATCATTGCATCTTTTTTGTGTCGAGTAGGAATGAGCCACATCATAATCCGTTCACTTTAGATACACTATCATGTTAAATGTTTGATTCAATCATTTCTTTCTAGATTGAAGGCATGTATGGCTCAAATTCTTCTTTCATATGTGTAACAAAATACTAGGGTTATAGAGCGACACGGTTCGGCCTATGCCTACAATAAGTAACCGAATAAATGGTCCCCAATGCAGATTACCAAGCATAACCACTCCTAAGAACATTGGTAGGCCGTGATCATCcaatgcagattaaccaagcatgattaCCCCTAAAGAACGTATGATCATACCTAAGTCATAAGGATCGCCTATAGCAAATTAACCAAGCACGAAACCTTGCAAATTAACCAAGCATAACCCCTTAAATAGTATGGTCCCACAATgcgattaaccaagcag
Encoded proteins:
- the LOC126587676 gene encoding tryptophan aminotransferase-related protein 4-like isoform X4 is translated as MAKAQSSYAVILAFSLLVNLLVYTHGERELSWSKRAAQEAEQVAAISCSGHGRAYLDGLVLYGIKPVCECNPCYGGPDCSMFLTDCAANAGSGDPYFLEPFWMQRAAKSAILVAGWHRMGYSFPDGSYISTQLEASIHKVHAVVGNAVTKGKYIIFGAGSTQVLNAAVHALALENNSSSPATVVASIPYYRLYKTQTEFFRSVDYQFEGDATSLQNISDAGNVIEFVTSPNNPDGKLNKAVLQGPNSFAIYDRVYYWPHFTAIPTAANDDLMIFSLSKLTGHAGTRFGWAVVKNESVYQRMTEYMSESSSGISRDAQLRALKLLNVVLETGGREIFEFGYDTMKNRWEKLTNTLSVSNRFSLQKIEPQYCTYFQKIREPSPAYAWVKCEREEDKDCYKILEEAKVNGRGGSVYAAEERYVRLSLIRSQDDFDILIQRLTQLVKE
- the LOC126587676 gene encoding tryptophan aminotransferase-related protein 4-like isoform X3, with protein sequence MAKAQSSYAVILAFSLLVNLLVYTHGERELSWSKRAAQEAEQVAAISCSGHGRAYLDGLVLYGIKPVCECNPCYGGPDCSMFLTDCAANAGSGDPYFLEPFWMQRAAKSAILVAGWHRMGYSFPDGSYISTQLEASIHKVHAVVGNAVTKGKYIIFGAGSTQVLNAAVHALALENNSSSPATVVASIPYYRLYKTQTEFFRSVDYQFEGDATSLQNISDAGNVIEFVTSPNNPDGKLNKAVLQGPNSFAIYDRVYYWPHFTAIPTAANDDLMIFSLSKLTGHAGTRFGWAVVKNESVYQRMTEYMSESSSGISRDAQLRALKLLNVVLETGGREIFEFGYDTMKNRWEKLTNTLSVSNRFSLQKIEPQYCTYFQKIREPSPAYAWVKCEREEDKDCYGVLQQEANVYGRRGSLFGAEDRYVRLALIRSEDDFDILLQRLNHLVLAEMNSKIIISSQVGGQYVS